A stretch of the Halomonas sp. CH40 genome encodes the following:
- the carB gene encoding carbamoyl-phosphate synthase large subunit: protein MPKRTDINTILIIGAGPIVIGQACEFDYSGAQACKALREEGYRVVLVNSNPATIMTDPAMADATYIEPITWQAVEKIIEAEKPDAILPTMGGQTALNCALDLEKHGVLEKYGVEMIGANADAINMAEDRDLFDQAMKRIGLECPKAKVAHTMSEAWEIQAELGFPTIIRPSYTMGGSGGGVAYNKEEFEEICTRGFELSNNHELLIDESLLGWKEYEMEVVRDRNDNCIIVCAIENFDPMGVHTGDSITVAPAQTLTDKEYQIMRDASLAVLREIGVETGGSNVQFGMDPKTGRLVVIEMNPRVSRSSALASKATGFPIAKIAAKLAVGYTLDELQNDITGGRTPASFEPSIDYVVTKIPRFTFEKFPQANDRLTTQMKSVGEVMAIGRTFQESLQKALRGLETGNDGLDPIITDFTPDNMAIIQGELQAAGAERIFYIADAMRAGMSVDEVFALTNIDPWFLVQMEDLVLTESAVAKRSLSDFSARELYQLKRKGFGDARLARLLGVSEKEFRKNRQAAGIRPVYKRVDTCAAEFASDTAYMYSTYEEECEAEVSDRQKIMVLGGGPNRIGQGIEFDYCCVHAAFAMRDDGYETIMVNCNPETVSTDYDTSDRLYFEPVTLEDVLEIADKEKPVGVIVQFGGQTPLKLARELEAAGVPIIGTTPDAIDRAEDRERFQVMIDKLGLKQPPNATARSFEDAFAKAEKIGYPLVVRPSYVLGGRAMEIVYDASELENYMTNAVKVSNDSPVLLDHFLSAAVEVDIDAVSDGKQVVIGGIMQHVEQAGVHSGDSACSLPPYSLPADVQDEMRDQVKRMAVELGVKGLMNVQLAWQDGEIYVIEVNPRASRTVPFVSKCIGTSLAQIAARCMAGTTLAEQGFEKEIIPHFYSVKEAVFPFNKFQGVDPILSPEMKSTGEVMGSGDTFAEAFFKAQLGAGEAIPALEGERKAFLSVREPDKEGIIEVARSLLTLGFTLCATRGTAAALEAVGLSVTHVNKVYEGRPHIVDLLKNDEIAYIVNTTEGRQAINDSSVIRRTALSRKVPYATTLAGANAVCMALEYGREITVRRLQELHAGASQ, encoded by the coding sequence ATGCCTAAGCGTACCGACATTAACACCATCTTGATTATTGGCGCTGGCCCGATTGTCATCGGCCAGGCCTGTGAATTTGACTACTCCGGCGCCCAGGCGTGTAAAGCGCTGCGCGAAGAGGGCTACCGCGTCGTGCTGGTGAACTCCAACCCGGCGACAATCATGACCGACCCGGCCATGGCCGATGCAACCTACATTGAGCCGATTACCTGGCAGGCGGTCGAGAAGATTATCGAAGCCGAAAAGCCGGACGCTATCCTGCCGACCATGGGCGGGCAGACGGCGTTGAACTGCGCGCTTGACCTGGAAAAACACGGCGTGCTGGAAAAATATGGCGTTGAGATGATTGGCGCCAACGCTGATGCCATCAACATGGCAGAAGACCGCGATCTGTTTGATCAGGCGATGAAGCGTATCGGCCTGGAATGCCCGAAGGCAAAAGTCGCGCATACCATGAGTGAGGCCTGGGAAATTCAGGCGGAGCTGGGCTTTCCGACTATTATTCGTCCTTCCTACACCATGGGCGGCTCCGGCGGTGGTGTGGCGTACAACAAAGAAGAATTCGAGGAAATCTGTACCCGCGGTTTCGAACTTTCCAACAACCACGAGCTGTTGATTGATGAATCGCTGTTGGGGTGGAAAGAGTACGAAATGGAAGTGGTGCGGGACAGGAACGATAACTGCATCATCGTCTGTGCGATTGAAAACTTTGACCCCATGGGTGTCCACACCGGTGACTCGATTACCGTTGCTCCCGCGCAGACGCTGACCGATAAAGAATACCAGATCATGCGTGACGCCAGCCTGGCGGTGTTGCGTGAGATTGGAGTAGAAACCGGCGGTTCCAACGTCCAGTTCGGTATGGACCCGAAAACCGGCCGTCTGGTGGTGATCGAGATGAACCCGCGTGTCTCGCGTTCATCGGCACTGGCTTCCAAGGCCACCGGCTTCCCGATTGCCAAGATCGCCGCCAAGCTGGCGGTCGGCTACACCCTGGATGAGTTGCAGAACGATATTACCGGTGGCCGCACGCCGGCATCGTTTGAGCCGTCGATTGATTACGTCGTCACCAAGATTCCGCGCTTTACCTTCGAAAAATTCCCCCAGGCCAATGACCGCCTGACGACCCAGATGAAGTCAGTGGGTGAGGTGATGGCTATCGGCCGCACCTTCCAGGAATCGCTCCAGAAAGCCCTGCGCGGCCTGGAAACCGGTAACGATGGCCTGGATCCGATCATTACCGATTTTACGCCGGATAACATGGCGATCATTCAGGGCGAGCTACAGGCCGCCGGTGCTGAGCGTATTTTCTACATCGCTGACGCCATGCGCGCAGGTATGAGTGTCGATGAGGTGTTTGCACTGACCAATATCGACCCCTGGTTCCTGGTGCAGATGGAAGATCTGGTGCTGACGGAAAGTGCTGTTGCCAAACGCTCCCTGTCCGATTTTTCCGCCCGTGAGCTGTATCAGCTCAAGCGCAAGGGCTTTGGCGATGCGCGGCTGGCCAGGTTGCTTGGGGTGTCGGAAAAAGAGTTCCGTAAAAACCGCCAGGCGGCGGGCATTCGTCCGGTTTACAAGCGTGTTGACACCTGTGCGGCTGAGTTTGCCTCGGATACGGCCTATATGTACTCCACCTATGAAGAGGAGTGCGAAGCGGAAGTGTCAGACCGTCAGAAGATCATGGTGCTGGGCGGTGGCCCCAACCGTATCGGCCAGGGTATCGAGTTTGACTACTGCTGTGTGCATGCTGCCTTTGCCATGCGCGATGACGGCTATGAAACCATCATGGTCAACTGCAACCCGGAAACCGTGTCGACCGACTATGACACCTCTGATCGTCTCTACTTCGAGCCGGTCACTCTGGAAGACGTGCTGGAAATTGCCGATAAAGAAAAGCCGGTCGGCGTGATTGTTCAGTTTGGCGGCCAGACGCCGCTGAAGCTGGCTCGTGAGCTGGAGGCGGCAGGTGTGCCGATTATTGGCACAACACCGGATGCCATCGACCGCGCCGAAGACCGTGAGCGCTTCCAGGTGATGATCGACAAGCTCGGCCTCAAGCAGCCACCCAACGCTACAGCGCGCAGCTTTGAAGATGCCTTTGCCAAGGCCGAGAAAATCGGCTACCCGCTGGTAGTGCGCCCCAGCTATGTGCTGGGCGGCCGCGCTATGGAGATCGTCTATGACGCCTCCGAGCTTGAGAATTACATGACCAATGCGGTCAAGGTATCCAACGACTCGCCTGTCCTGCTCGACCATTTCCTGAGTGCTGCCGTCGAGGTGGATATTGATGCGGTGTCTGACGGCAAGCAGGTCGTCATCGGCGGTATCATGCAGCACGTTGAGCAGGCGGGTGTACACTCCGGTGATTCCGCCTGTTCGCTGCCGCCTTACTCGCTGCCTGCTGATGTGCAGGATGAAATGCGTGATCAGGTCAAGCGCATGGCCGTGGAGCTGGGCGTCAAGGGGCTGATGAATGTCCAGCTGGCCTGGCAGGATGGCGAGATCTATGTCATTGAGGTCAACCCCCGTGCCTCGCGTACCGTGCCCTTTGTTTCCAAATGCATCGGCACCTCGCTGGCGCAGATTGCCGCCCGCTGCATGGCCGGTACAACCCTGGCAGAACAGGGTTTTGAGAAAGAAATCATTCCGCACTTCTATAGCGTCAAGGAAGCGGTCTTCCCGTTCAACAAGTTCCAGGGCGTTGACCCGATTCTATCCCCCGAAATGAAGTCAACCGGTGAGGTGATGGGCTCTGGCGATACCTTTGCCGAAGCCTTTTTCAAGGCGCAACTGGGCGCCGGTGAAGCCATTCCTGCTCTTGAGGGCGAGCGTAAGGCGTTCCTTTCCGTGCGCGAACCGGACAAGGAGGGGATTATCGAAGTGGCTCGTTCTCTGCTAACATTAGGTTTCACATTATGTGCAACGCGGGGAACGGCAGCCGCCCTAGAGGCCGTCGGACTTTCCGTTACGCATGTCAACAAGGTCTATGAAGGCCGGCCGCATATCGTCGATCTGCTCAAGAACGACGAAATCGCCTACATCGTTAATACTACCGAAGGTCGCCAAGCGATTAACGACTCTTCGGTCATTCGCCGTACTGCGCTATCACGCAAGGTGCCCTATGCCACCACCTTGGCGGGCGCTAATGCTGTGTGTATGGCGCTTGAATACGGTCGGGAGATTACGGTGCGGCGCCTTCAGGAATTGCACGCAGGAGCAAGTCAATGA
- the greA gene encoding transcription elongation factor GreA, whose translation MNKVPMTVAGEQSLREELNHLKGEARPKVIAAIAEAREHGDLKENAEYHAAREQQGFIEGRIQEIESKLSSAQVIDVTKLPQTGKVIFGVTVELLNLDTDEQVTYRIVGEDEADIKSGRISVTSPIARALIGKEEGDVVVVKTPGGDVEYEIEGVEYL comes from the coding sequence ATGAATAAGGTCCCGATGACGGTTGCGGGAGAACAAAGCCTTCGTGAAGAACTCAATCACCTGAAGGGCGAAGCTCGTCCTAAAGTGATTGCCGCTATCGCGGAAGCGCGTGAGCACGGCGACCTTAAGGAAAACGCCGAATATCATGCGGCACGTGAGCAGCAGGGATTTATCGAAGGGCGTATCCAGGAAATCGAGAGCAAGCTCTCCAGCGCTCAGGTCATTGATGTGACCAAGTTGCCGCAAACCGGCAAGGTGATTTTTGGCGTCACGGTTGAGTTACTCAACCTGGATACTGACGAGCAGGTGACCTACCGCATCGTGGGTGAAGATGAAGCGGATATTAAATCCGGGCGAATTTCGGTGACCTCACCCATCGCCCGTGCCCTGATTGGTAAGGAAGAGGGTGATGTTGTCGTGGTCAAGACGCCCGGCGGCGACGTTGAATATGAAATTGAAGGCGTTGAGTACCTTTGA
- the rlmE gene encoding 23S rRNA (uridine(2552)-2'-O)-methyltransferase RlmE — protein MQQKPKDRKQQSSKTSASWMKEHFDDPYVKQSWQDGYRSRASYKLLAMDDKDKLFRPGMTIIDLGAAPGGWSQVAAERVGDKGVVIASDILEMDALAGVDFIQGDFTEEQVLNAILDRLQNRPVDLVMSDMAPNMSGMAAIDQPQAMYLVELALELARDTLSPGGRFLAKVFQGEGFDDYLKALRNDFQRVVTRKPDASRARSREVYLLAEGFKK, from the coding sequence ATGCAGCAAAAGCCTAAAGACCGTAAACAGCAGTCAAGCAAGACCAGCGCAAGCTGGATGAAAGAGCATTTTGACGACCCTTACGTCAAGCAGAGCTGGCAGGATGGATACCGCTCCCGTGCCAGCTATAAACTGTTGGCAATGGATGACAAGGACAAGCTGTTCCGCCCGGGGATGACGATAATTGACCTGGGCGCGGCTCCCGGTGGCTGGAGCCAGGTAGCGGCTGAGCGCGTTGGCGACAAGGGTGTCGTGATTGCCTCGGATATTCTGGAAATGGATGCGCTGGCAGGCGTTGACTTCATTCAGGGCGACTTTACCGAAGAGCAGGTGCTTAACGCGATTCTTGATCGCCTGCAGAATCGCCCTGTTGACCTTGTGATGTCGGATATGGCCCCCAATATGAGTGGTATGGCGGCGATTGATCAGCCTCAGGCAATGTATCTTGTCGAACTGGCACTGGAGTTGGCGCGTGATACCCTGTCCCCAGGTGGGCGCTTTCTGGCCAAGGTGTTCCAGGGAGAAGGTTTTGATGACTACCTTAAGGCACTACGTAATGATTTTCAGCGCGTGGTCACCCGTAAGCCAGACGCCTCTCGGGCGCGCTCCCGGGAAGTTTATCTGCTGGCTGAAGGTTTCAAAAAGTAA
- the yhbY gene encoding ribosome assembly RNA-binding protein YhbY, whose amino-acid sequence MSLSQAQKKAFRSIGHHLNPVVTVSENGVSENLLAELDRALRDHELIKVKLAIPEREDRAAILESLLAELPGNAKAELVQTIGKMALLYRRNPQANPKLSNISRFENHHGRF is encoded by the coding sequence ATGAGCTTGTCACAGGCACAAAAGAAAGCATTCCGCAGCATTGGCCATCACCTCAACCCGGTGGTGACCGTTTCTGAAAACGGCGTTTCAGAGAATTTGCTGGCGGAACTCGACCGCGCATTGCGCGACCATGAACTGATCAAGGTAAAGCTGGCCATTCCTGAACGTGAGGATCGCGCCGCCATACTTGAAAGTCTGCTGGCGGAACTACCCGGCAATGCCAAGGCTGAGCTGGTTCAGACCATAGGCAAGATGGCCCTGCTCTATCGCCGCAATCCGCAGGCCAACCCCAAGCTTTCCAATATCAGCCGTTTCGAAAATCACCACGGACGTTTTTAG